One genomic region from Athalia rosae chromosome 3, iyAthRosa1.1, whole genome shotgun sequence encodes:
- the LOC105692234 gene encoding serine/threonine-protein kinase 3 isoform X1 has product MMSSKSELKKLSEESLTRQPEEVFDIICKLGEGSYGSVYKALHKESGQVLAIKQVPVDTDLQEIIKEISIMQQCDSPYVVKYYGSYFKNTDLWIVMEYCGAGSVSDIMRLRKKTLQEDEIATILCDTLKGLEYLHLRRKIHRDIKAGNILLNNEGHAKLADFGVAGQLTDTMAKRNTVIGTPFWMAPEVIQEIGYDCVADIWSLGITALEMAEGKPPYGDIHPMRAIFMIPTKPPPSFREPDQWSAEFIEFVSGCLVKNPEERATATELLNHEFIEGNAKQPSILSQMIAEAHEIREKQTNRAHVINNVAIKGKIHADDSDEDDCSGTMKPLPEDAGTLVPGVDLPDTGTLVSAMLDLGTMVINSDTDTEATMKRHNTGSVESGKKYRPLFLDHFDKKEATEIGSDNGHMLAGHNPEAEPKLEVQSPTESQRFQSHLQLQLNQISCPVQEPAQNNISKFQNAFTERDFDFINKHVLQLKFLSYEELQQRMASLDAEMEREIDELRRRYQTKRQPILDAMDTKRKRQQNF; this is encoded by the exons ATGATGTCTTCTAAaag CGAATTGAAAAAGCTATCTGAGGAGAGTTTAACCCGACAGCCGGAAGAAGTTTTTGATATCATCTGCAAGCTCGGAGAAGG ATCTTATGGTTCCGTATACAAAGCATTGCACAAAGAAAGCGGGCAAGTGCTTGCAATCAAGCAGGTCCCCGTGGATACAGATTTACAGGaaataatcaaagaaatttcTATCATGCAACAATGTGATTCTCCATACGTTGTCAAATATTATGGAagttatttcaaaaatacagaTTTATGg ATCGTTATGGAATATTGCGGAGCTGGTTCGGTAAGTGATATAATGAGGCTGAGAAAGAAGACATTGCAGGAAGATGAAATAGCGACTATTCTTTGCGATACACTTAAAGGCCTTGAATACCTCCATctcagaagaaaaattcacagaGACATCAAAGCTGGCAATATTTTACTCAATAACGAAGGCCATGCCAAGTTGGCTGACTTTGGCGTTGCTGGACAACTTACA gacaCTATGGCCAAGCGAAATACAGTGATTGGAACACCTTTCTGGATGGCACCAGAAGTTATTCAAGAAATTGGTTATGATTGTGTTGCGGACATATGGTCATTGGGAATAACAGCCCTTGAAATGGCTGAAGGAAAACCTCCATATGGGGATATTCATCCAATGCGTGCCATTTTCATGATTCCTACTAAACCACCACCAAGCTTCAGAGAGCCTGATCAGTGGAGTGCAGAGTTTATAGAATTCGTTAGTGGTTGCCTTGTGAAAAATCCAGAAGAACGAGCGACTGCCACTGAACTTCTCAATCATGAATTTATAG AAGGTAATGCAAAGCAGCCAAGTATCCTTAGTCAAATGATCGCGGAGGCTCatgaaattagagaaaaacaaactaaCAGAGCACATGTTATAAACAATGTTGCAATTAAGGGAAAAATTCACGCGGATGACTCG GATGAAGACGATTGCAGTGGAACTATGAAACCTCTCCCAGAAGATGCTGGAACATTAGTTCCTGGTGTAGATCTCCCAGATACAGGAACTTTAGTGTCAGCCATGTTAGATTTAGGAACAATGGTCATTAACAGCGATACTGACACAGAAGCAACGATGAAAA GGCATAATACGGGATCGGTAGAgtctggaaaaaaatatcgtcctTTGTTTTTGGACCattttgacaaaaaagaagCAACTGAAATCGGAAGT GACAACGGGCATATGCTAGCAGGACACAATCCTGAAGCTGAGCCTAAATTGGAAGTGCAAAGTCCAACAGAATCTCAGAGGTTTCAAAGTCACCTTCAGCTACAGCTCAATCAAATTTCATGTCCTGTCCAGGAACCGGCTCAAAATAACATATCTAAATTTCAAAACGCATTCACGGAACGAGACTTTGATTTT ATAAACAAGCATGTCCTTCAGCTGAAGTTCCTCTCATACGAGGAGCTGCAGCAACGAATGGCCAGCCTGGATGCAGAGATGGAACGTGAGATAGATGAGCTTAGACGAAGGTACCAGACAAAAAGGCAACCAATTCTTGATGCCATGGACACAAAGCGCAAGCGTCAACAAAACTTCTAA
- the LOC105692234 gene encoding serine/threonine-protein kinase 3 isoform X2 has protein sequence MMSSKSELKKLSEESLTRQPEEVFDIICKLGEGSYGSVYKALHKESGQVLAIKQVPVDTDLQEIIKEISIMQQCDSPYVVKYYGSYFKNTDLWIVMEYCGAGSVSDIMRLRKKTLQEDEIATILCDTLKGLEYLHLRRKIHRDIKAGNILLNNEGHAKLADFGVAGQLTDTMAKRNTVIGTPFWMAPEVIQEIGYDCVADIWSLGITALEMAEGKPPYGDIHPMRAIFMIPTKPPPSFREPDQWSAEFIEFVSGCLVKNPEERATATELLNHEFIGNAKQPSILSQMIAEAHEIREKQTNRAHVINNVAIKGKIHADDSDEDDCSGTMKPLPEDAGTLVPGVDLPDTGTLVSAMLDLGTMVINSDTDTEATMKRHNTGSVESGKKYRPLFLDHFDKKEATEIGSDNGHMLAGHNPEAEPKLEVQSPTESQRFQSHLQLQLNQISCPVQEPAQNNISKFQNAFTERDFDFINKHVLQLKFLSYEELQQRMASLDAEMEREIDELRRRYQTKRQPILDAMDTKRKRQQNF, from the exons ATGATGTCTTCTAAaag CGAATTGAAAAAGCTATCTGAGGAGAGTTTAACCCGACAGCCGGAAGAAGTTTTTGATATCATCTGCAAGCTCGGAGAAGG ATCTTATGGTTCCGTATACAAAGCATTGCACAAAGAAAGCGGGCAAGTGCTTGCAATCAAGCAGGTCCCCGTGGATACAGATTTACAGGaaataatcaaagaaatttcTATCATGCAACAATGTGATTCTCCATACGTTGTCAAATATTATGGAagttatttcaaaaatacagaTTTATGg ATCGTTATGGAATATTGCGGAGCTGGTTCGGTAAGTGATATAATGAGGCTGAGAAAGAAGACATTGCAGGAAGATGAAATAGCGACTATTCTTTGCGATACACTTAAAGGCCTTGAATACCTCCATctcagaagaaaaattcacagaGACATCAAAGCTGGCAATATTTTACTCAATAACGAAGGCCATGCCAAGTTGGCTGACTTTGGCGTTGCTGGACAACTTACA gacaCTATGGCCAAGCGAAATACAGTGATTGGAACACCTTTCTGGATGGCACCAGAAGTTATTCAAGAAATTGGTTATGATTGTGTTGCGGACATATGGTCATTGGGAATAACAGCCCTTGAAATGGCTGAAGGAAAACCTCCATATGGGGATATTCATCCAATGCGTGCCATTTTCATGATTCCTACTAAACCACCACCAAGCTTCAGAGAGCCTGATCAGTGGAGTGCAGAGTTTATAGAATTCGTTAGTGGTTGCCTTGTGAAAAATCCAGAAGAACGAGCGACTGCCACTGAACTTCTCAATCATGAATTTATAG GTAATGCAAAGCAGCCAAGTATCCTTAGTCAAATGATCGCGGAGGCTCatgaaattagagaaaaacaaactaaCAGAGCACATGTTATAAACAATGTTGCAATTAAGGGAAAAATTCACGCGGATGACTCG GATGAAGACGATTGCAGTGGAACTATGAAACCTCTCCCAGAAGATGCTGGAACATTAGTTCCTGGTGTAGATCTCCCAGATACAGGAACTTTAGTGTCAGCCATGTTAGATTTAGGAACAATGGTCATTAACAGCGATACTGACACAGAAGCAACGATGAAAA GGCATAATACGGGATCGGTAGAgtctggaaaaaaatatcgtcctTTGTTTTTGGACCattttgacaaaaaagaagCAACTGAAATCGGAAGT GACAACGGGCATATGCTAGCAGGACACAATCCTGAAGCTGAGCCTAAATTGGAAGTGCAAAGTCCAACAGAATCTCAGAGGTTTCAAAGTCACCTTCAGCTACAGCTCAATCAAATTTCATGTCCTGTCCAGGAACCGGCTCAAAATAACATATCTAAATTTCAAAACGCATTCACGGAACGAGACTTTGATTTT ATAAACAAGCATGTCCTTCAGCTGAAGTTCCTCTCATACGAGGAGCTGCAGCAACGAATGGCCAGCCTGGATGCAGAGATGGAACGTGAGATAGATGAGCTTAGACGAAGGTACCAGACAAAAAGGCAACCAATTCTTGATGCCATGGACACAAAGCGCAAGCGTCAACAAAACTTCTAA
- the LOC105692234 gene encoding serine/threonine-protein kinase 3 isoform X3 gives MMSSKSELKKLSEESLTRQPEEVFDIICKLGEGSYGSVYKALHKESGQVLAIKQVPVDTDLQEIIKEISIMQQCDSPYVVKYYGSYFKNTDLWIVMEYCGAGSVSDIMRLRKKTLQEDEIATILCDTLKGLEYLHLRRKIHRDIKAGNILLNNEGHAKLADFGVAGQLTDTMAKRNTVIGTPFWMAPEVIQEIGYDCVADIWSLGITALEMAEGKPPYGDIHPMRAIFMIPTKPPPSFREPDQWSAEFIEFVSGCLVKNPEERATATELLNHEFIGNAKQPSILSQMIAEAHEIREKQTNRAHVINNVAIKGKIHADDSDEDDCSGTMKPLPEDAGTLVPGVDLPDTGTLVSAMLDLGTMVINSDTDTEATMKRHNTGSVESGKKYRPLFLDHFDKKEATEIGSDNGHMLAGHNPEAEPKLEVQSPTESQRFQSHLQLQLNQISCPVQEPAQNNISKFQNAFTERDFDFLKFLSYEELQQRMASLDAEMEREIDELRRRYQTKRQPILDAMDTKRKRQQNF, from the exons ATGATGTCTTCTAAaag CGAATTGAAAAAGCTATCTGAGGAGAGTTTAACCCGACAGCCGGAAGAAGTTTTTGATATCATCTGCAAGCTCGGAGAAGG ATCTTATGGTTCCGTATACAAAGCATTGCACAAAGAAAGCGGGCAAGTGCTTGCAATCAAGCAGGTCCCCGTGGATACAGATTTACAGGaaataatcaaagaaatttcTATCATGCAACAATGTGATTCTCCATACGTTGTCAAATATTATGGAagttatttcaaaaatacagaTTTATGg ATCGTTATGGAATATTGCGGAGCTGGTTCGGTAAGTGATATAATGAGGCTGAGAAAGAAGACATTGCAGGAAGATGAAATAGCGACTATTCTTTGCGATACACTTAAAGGCCTTGAATACCTCCATctcagaagaaaaattcacagaGACATCAAAGCTGGCAATATTTTACTCAATAACGAAGGCCATGCCAAGTTGGCTGACTTTGGCGTTGCTGGACAACTTACA gacaCTATGGCCAAGCGAAATACAGTGATTGGAACACCTTTCTGGATGGCACCAGAAGTTATTCAAGAAATTGGTTATGATTGTGTTGCGGACATATGGTCATTGGGAATAACAGCCCTTGAAATGGCTGAAGGAAAACCTCCATATGGGGATATTCATCCAATGCGTGCCATTTTCATGATTCCTACTAAACCACCACCAAGCTTCAGAGAGCCTGATCAGTGGAGTGCAGAGTTTATAGAATTCGTTAGTGGTTGCCTTGTGAAAAATCCAGAAGAACGAGCGACTGCCACTGAACTTCTCAATCATGAATTTATAG GTAATGCAAAGCAGCCAAGTATCCTTAGTCAAATGATCGCGGAGGCTCatgaaattagagaaaaacaaactaaCAGAGCACATGTTATAAACAATGTTGCAATTAAGGGAAAAATTCACGCGGATGACTCG GATGAAGACGATTGCAGTGGAACTATGAAACCTCTCCCAGAAGATGCTGGAACATTAGTTCCTGGTGTAGATCTCCCAGATACAGGAACTTTAGTGTCAGCCATGTTAGATTTAGGAACAATGGTCATTAACAGCGATACTGACACAGAAGCAACGATGAAAA GGCATAATACGGGATCGGTAGAgtctggaaaaaaatatcgtcctTTGTTTTTGGACCattttgacaaaaaagaagCAACTGAAATCGGAAGT GACAACGGGCATATGCTAGCAGGACACAATCCTGAAGCTGAGCCTAAATTGGAAGTGCAAAGTCCAACAGAATCTCAGAGGTTTCAAAGTCACCTTCAGCTACAGCTCAATCAAATTTCATGTCCTGTCCAGGAACCGGCTCAAAATAACATATCTAAATTTCAAAACGCATTCACGGAACGAGACTTTGATTTT CTGAAGTTCCTCTCATACGAGGAGCTGCAGCAACGAATGGCCAGCCTGGATGCAGAGATGGAACGTGAGATAGATGAGCTTAGACGAAGGTACCAGACAAAAAGGCAACCAATTCTTGATGCCATGGACACAAAGCGCAAGCGTCAACAAAACTTCTAA
- the LOC105692227 gene encoding sorting nexin-17, with product MHFSIPDTQEFIDNGGNAYLGYNIHINGLFHCTVRYKQLLNLHIQLGKDLDVELPEFPPKKLFPLTLNQQEERRASLEKYIQTIGQNSTINSSELLNGFLLHAQQETAGENSTEETLEVFLINGYKITILASRREHSEQILMKVCHHIKLQDKHACYFALFLMHQEDDGNINVLRKLQNFESPLVTQKNISVLSIRIVLGKSYWDPAYDEELLHDEVALNLLHIQAISDIDRGWISVPNESREHLAALRAGGNKKEFLKLARSLKYYGYVQFVPCISDYPQPGTRVIVSVGKNELNLRIYPEGEEECEAVFKVTRMRCWRITTLHNTIEKREDEDYSLELSFEYLMARNQLQWITISSEQAILMSVCLQTMIDELLIKSIGGNKNNDKPSKMWTYTRRDGSSEIITSTSVDSITKADEKNEHQCEPPKAEPMMRKITERLSAVTVKKSNLARKGVTIVSKGDSSTESNAFHMIGDDDL from the exons ATGCATTTCTCAATCCCAGATACtcaagaattcatcgataaTGGTGGAAATGCATATTTG GGATACAACATACATATCAATGGGCTATTTCACTGCACAGTGAGATACAAACAGCTGCTGAATCTGCATATACAGTTGGGAAAAGATCTAGACGTCGAGCTACCTGAATTCCCTCCAAAAAAGTTATTTCCATTGACTTTAAATCAGCAAGAAGAGAGACGTGCTTCTCTTGAAAAATACATCCAAACTATCGGACAAAATTCTACCATCAATAGTTCTGAATTGCTGAACGGATTTCTACTACATGCCCAGCAGGAAACTGCAGGAGAAAATTCGACTGAGGAAACTTTAGaggtttttttaatcaatggATACAAAATCACGATCCTAGCTTCGCGTAGAGAGCATTCTGAACAGATTTTAATG AAGGTGTGTCATCATATCAAGCTACAAGATAAACATGCCTGCTATTTTGCTCTGTTTCTCATGCACCAGGAAGACGATGGTAATATCAACG TTTTGCGCAAGCTGCAAAATTTTGAGTCCCCTCTTGTCACACAAAAGAATATTTCTGTCCTCAGTATCAGAATAGTGCTAGGAAAAAGCTACTGGGATCCTGCATATGACGAAGAATTATTGCATGATGAAGTAGCGTTGAATCTACTTCACATTCAGGCAATATCAGATATAGATAGAGGGTGGATTTCTGTTCCAAATGAATCACGTGAACATCTGGCTGCTCTACGGGCCGGTGGCAATAAAAAAGAG TTCTTGAAACTCGCACGATCTTTGAAGTATTATGGTTATGTTCAATTTGTTCCATGCATAAGTGATTATCCTCAACCAGGAACAAGAGTTATAGTTTCTGTTGGTAAAAATGAACTTAATTTGAGAATTTATCCGGAAGGTGAAGAAGAATGTGAAGCTGTATTTAAAGTTACTCGAATGCGCTGTTGGCGAATTACAACACTACACAAT ACCATCGAAAAACGTGAAGATGAAGATTACAGCCTCGAATTATCCTTTGAATATCTGATGGCTAGAAATCAACTGCAGTGGATTACCATTTCATCCGAACAAGCTATTCTAATGTCAGTCTGCTTACAAACTATGATCGACGAACTTCTTATAAAGAGTAttggaggaaataaaaataac GATAAGCCTAGCAAAATGTGGACGTACACGAGGAGAGATGGAAGCAGCGAGATTATAACATCTACCTCTGTTGACAGTATCACTAAAGCGGATGAG AAGAATGAGCACCAATGTGAACCGCCAAAGGCTGAACcgatgatgagaaaaataactgAAAGATTATCAGCAGTAAcagtgaaaaaatcgaatctagCAAGGAAAGGAGTGACAATTGTAAGTAAAGGCGACAGTTCAACCGAAAGCAATGCTTTTCATATGATTGGAGATGACGATCTCTGA
- the LOC105692229 gene encoding serine/threonine-protein phosphatase 2A activator-like → MSGIDPPPEIPKFSAENHEFIIPKKAIKIPDDMIAWQKSEAYFEYLGFLLALNESVQGKSLDVKCSESVTVNKTVNMLKIFDDWINSIPPIDQPQRFGNKSFRTWHAKLLEESIGELRNVIPKELHRAIPEVVQYLYESFGNPTRIDYGTGHEMAFIMFLCCMFKISAFQPEDKTAVVVKVFNRYLQLVRKLQLTYRMEPAGSHGVWSLDDYQFVPFIWGSAQLVGHPRIEPHHFLDEGVLETYANQFMFLSSIEFICQVKTGPFAEHSNQLWNVSAVSSWSKVNSGLIKMYKAEILAKFPVVQHVLFGSLLPIRPAPAGLGCKPIGHPPVPSRSSSSTH, encoded by the exons ATGTCAGGAATTGATCCGCCCCcagaaattccaaaattctcAG CTGAAAATCATGAATTCATTATTCCTAAGAAGGCCATAAAAATTCCGGATGATATGATTGCTTGGCAAAAGTCGGAGGCATATTTT GAGTATCTAGGGTTTTTATTGGCCCTGAATGAGTCTGTGCAAGGCAAATCACTGGATGTGAAATGCTCCGAATCAGTTACAGTTAATAAAACTGTTAacatgttgaaaatatttgacgaCTGGATAAATTCTATTCCACCTATAGATCAGCCACAGAGATTTGGAAATAAATCTTTTCGTACATGGCATGCTAAGCTGTTAGAA GAGAGTATtggagaattgagaaatgTGATTCCAAAGGAGCTACATCGAGCAATTCCTGAAGTAGTTCAGTACTTGTATGAGAGCTTTGGTAACCCAACGCGTATAGATTATGGAACTGGTCATGAAATGGCTTTTATAATGTTTCTTTGCTGCATGTTCAAAATATCAGCATTTCAACCAGAAGACAAAACAGCTGTGGTAGTTAAAGTCTTCAACAG GTATCTTCAATTGGTGCGTAAATTACAGTTAACATATCGTATGGAACCAGCTGGCAGCCACGGGGTTTGGAGTTTGGATGATTATCAGTTTGTACCTTTTATTTGGGGTAGCGCTCAATTAGTTG GTCATCCCCGTATAGAACCCCATCACTTCTTGGACGAGGGTGTGTTAGAGACATATGCAAACCAATTCATGTTCCTCAGCTCAATCGAATTCATTTGTCAG GTTAAAACAGGACCTTTTGCCGAACATTCCAATCAGCTGTGGAATGTTAGTGCGGTTTCCTCTTGGTCAAAAGTTAATAGCGGACTTATAAAGATGTACAAAGCAGAG ATATTAGCCAAATTTCCAGTCGTACAGCATGTCTTATTTGGTTCATTGTTGCCGATAAGACCAGCGCCTGCAGGGCTCGGCTGCAAACCGATAGGCCATCCACCTGTTCCAAGTCGTTCTTCATCGTCGACTCATTAA
- the LOC105692212 gene encoding GDP-fucose protein O-fucosyltransferase 1, with product MSILLISTLLFIQVYHGYCAYPEIDDNGYILYCPCMGRFGNQADNFLGALGFSIALNRTLVVPPWVEYRTGATRSTQVPFDTYFNVSQLETCHRVIVMERFMNSLAPIVWPPSKRISFCYSIRGITGSCNAKEGNPFGPFWDTFNVEFVSSEFYGPLHYDVHHSDMVYQWAKKYPPASWPVLAFTGAPASFPVQMENKKLQKCITWNDEIASQAKLFVKQHLPRGAYIGIHLRNGIDWARACEFISSSPNLFAAPQCLGYRNERGKATPAMCLPPLELIVRHLKRIIRTKNDVKSIYVASDNNHMIPELSKALKRMEIGVYKQDEPASSHLDLAILGNSNYFIGNCISSFSAFVAREREVRGLPTFFWGFPPERNPSSLSREEL from the exons ATGTCCATTCTACTTATTTCAACTCTGTTGTTTATCCAAGTTTATCATGGATATTGCGCGTATCCCGAGATTGATGACAACGGATATATTCTTTACTGTCCGTGCATGG gaagATTTGGTAATCAGGCAGATAATTTTCTCGGTGCGCTAGGATTTTCCATAGCCTTAAATCGAACTTTAGTCGTACCGCCATGGGTTGAGTATCGAACAGGAGCTACAAGGTCG ACCCAGGTACCGTTTGACACCTACTTCAATGTATCACAACTGGAAACTTGCCATAGGGTGATTGTCATGGAAAGATTTATGAACTCACTTGCCCCTATAGTATGGCCTCCATCAAAAAGGATTT CATTCTGCTATTCCATTCGAGGCATCACAGGGTCATGTAATGCAAAAGAAGGGAATCCATTTGGTCCATTTTGGGATACATTTAATGTTGAGTTTGTGAGCTCAGAATTTTACGGGCCTTTACATTATGATGTTCATCACAGTGACATGGTGTATCAATGGGCAAAAAAATACCCACCAGCCTCATGGCCAGTATTGGCATTTACGGGAGCTCCAGCTAGTTTTCCTGtacaaatggaaaataaaaaactgcaAAAATGTATTACTTGGAATGATGAAATAGCCAGCCAAGCTAAATTATTTGTGAAACAACATCTGCCTAGAGGAGCTTACATAGGAATTCATTTACGGAATGGAATAGATTGG gCTAGAGCCTGCGAATTTATTTCGAGTTCTCCAAATCTGTTTGCTGCACCACAATGTTTGGGATACAGAAATGAAAGAGGCAAAGCAACACCAGCTATGTGTCTGCCACCGCTAGAACTGATAGTTCGTCACCTGAAACGTATAATTCGCACAAAGAACGATGTCAAATCTATATATGTTGCCTCTGATAATAATCATATGATACCAGAGCTTAGTAAGGCTTTGAAGAGAATGGAA ATTGGTGTGTACAAGCAAGATGAACCAGCGTCTTCTCACTTGGACTTAGCAATTTTAGGAAATTCGAACTACTTTATAGGCAACTGCATTTCATCCTTTTCTGCGTTTGTTGCTCGAGAAAGAGAAGTTCGCGGGCTTCCTACTTTCTTTTGGGGTTTTCCTCCTGAGAGAAATCCATCCTCACTTTCGCGTGAAGAATTGTGA